From one Candidatus Methylomirabilis tolerans genomic stretch:
- a CDS encoding BrnA antitoxin family protein — protein sequence MTKKCKTCGQAMYQDDQGRWFCPDCILDAIDPAFLDEERDERGELKRPYVLEPPTKQVSIRLSVTDLELAKRLGKRKGIPKYQSYIKTLLHEALVKEAGQGRAEKRKRAV from the coding sequence ATGACCAAGAAGTGTAAAACATGCGGTCAGGCGATGTATCAGGATGATCAAGGCCGCTGGTTTTGCCCCGACTGCATTCTGGACGCGATTGATCCGGCCTTTCTGGACGAAGAGCGCGATGAGCGGGGAGAATTGAAACGGCCTTATGTGCTGGAGCCTCCCACCAAACAGGTGAGCATCCGGCTTTCGGTCACCGATCTGGAGTTGGCCAAACGGTTGGGCAAGCGCAAAGGGATTCCGAAGTATCAGAGCTACATCAAGACGCTGCTCCATGAGGCCTTGGTCAAAGAGGCGGGCCAGGGGCGAGCAGAAAAAAGAAAGCGTGCCGTTTAA